Below is a window of Shinella sp. PSBB067 DNA.
AGTTGTGACAGTAGCTGATACCACCTCCTTGGCGACGGTGACCGAGATGATGCTGAGCCGCAACATCAAGCGTATTCCGGTAACGTCCGACCGTGCGGTTATCGGGATCGTCAGCCGCCGCGACCTTTTAAAGGCGACCTCCTTTTCGGGTATCGAACACATTGCGCGTGGAGACGAAGGTATCAGGCTTGCAGCTTCGGCGCGTATCCGCAATGACCTCGGATTTGATCCGGAAAGGCTGAAGATCGACGTGCACGGCGGGACGGTCGCGGTCACCGGAGTACATTTGACAGATCTTCAACTCCGGGCCGTGAAATGTGTCATCGAGGGCATACCGGGTGCGAGCTTCTCCGGCAAACCGACTTGATATTGTCTTCGCCCAAACCGATGTTGATCGATATCTACGCTTGGCATCCGGTATACCTTACCTGACTGCGCCGGATATCGAAGCGCGGCTCCTTTCCCAGAATTCGGTCAGCAAGCAGACAATGCAGCGCGAGATCGTTGACCGACGCCTTGGTTGAACACAACAGCCCAGGAATCAGCCTTCGGGAAAGTGCCATAGCGTTGAATTCTACTAGTCATCATCTGTTGACTCAGATCAATTCCCTGGCCTAGAAAATAAGCAATGGTCACTTTGGCTCGATGGAGAAGCCTTTCTCTGTTCCGGAGCATTCGCTTGCGGTCAGATGCCAGCTTAGCTTGTCAACTATTTCCTGGGAGGGGGTATGAGCACTGTTTCTGAAGCACCGGAGGAACGACGTTTTCAGTTCCCAACCGCATTCACCATCCTCTTTGGCTTGATCGTTCTAGTCGCCGCACTCACATGGATCATACCGGCCGGGCAGTACGACCGTGTTCAGAATGCGGCCCTGAACAAGCAAGTGCCCGTCGCCGGGACCTATGCGGTCGCTGAGCCGGCGCCGCAGGGGATAGTCGACATCATCATGGCGCCAATCCGCGGGTTCTACGACCCCGCAGCCGGCACCGCAAACGCCATCGATGTCGCTCTTTTCGTCCTGGTGATTGGCGGGTTCATCGGGGTCGTCACCTCGACAGGCGCGATAAATGCCGGAATCGAGCGCGCTATGGCCAAGCTCAAGGGACGGGAAAAGTGGATGATCCCGTTCCTGATGGCGCTGTTTGCCTTCGGCGGCACCACCTATGGAATGGCCGAAGAAACGCTCGCTTTCTATATGCTGCTGATCCCGATTATGATCGCCGCGCGATATGACGCGGTTACCGCCGTCGCCATCATCCTCCTTGGAGCAGGCGTTGGTGTCTTGGGGTCCACGGTCAACGCATTTGCCACCGTTATCGCCTCTGACGCGGCCGGCGTGCCGTTCACGCAAGGGCTGGTTTTGCGCGTCGTCATTCTCGGGCTGAGCTGGCTCGCCTGCGTTGCCTACGTCATGCGGTATGCGGAACGGGTTCGGCTCGATCCGAGCAAATCGCTCGTCTACGACATGAAAGCCGACAACGAGAAGCTTTTCCTCAGCGCTCATCACGAGGGGACGATCGACTTCACCCTGGTACACAAGGTCGTGCTTGCGGTCTTCGGCATCACCTTCGTGGTGATGATCTGGGGTGTGCTCAAGGGCGGCTGGTGGATGGGCGAGATGAGCGGTCTCTTCCTCGCCTCCGCCATTGTCATAGGCGTCATTGCGCGAACGGGTGAGAAGAACTTCACGGATGCCTTCGTTAACGGAGCACGCGACCTTCTCGGTGTTGCCCTGATCATAGGTCTGGCGCGCGGCATCGTTGTCATCATGGATGAGGGCAAGATTACCGACACCATACTGCATTGGGCCGAAGGTTCGGTCGCAGGCCTCGGCAAGGTCGCCTTTATCAACGTGATGTACTGGCTTCAGATCCTGCTGTCGTTCTTCGTGCCGTCGTCGTCGGGTCTTGCAGTCCTGTCGATGCCGATCATGGCCCCGGTCGCCGATTTTGCCGGCGTGGGCCGCGATCTGGTGGTCACTGCCTATCAGTCGGCGAATGGCATCGTGAATCTCATTAATCCGACCTTCGCCGTGGTCATGGGTGCGCTCGCCATAGGTCGCATCCCATACGAACGGTGGCTGCGCTTCATGTGGCCGCTTCTCGTGATCCTCACCGTCATCATCATGGCGAGCCTCAGCATCGCCGCCATCATCGTCTGAAGGAGATTGTCATGCCCCACGCCTACGGAGTCCATTCCGAGGTCGGCAAGCTTCGGCGCGTTCTGGTCCATCGACCTGGGGCAGCGCTTGCCCGGCTCACCCCGTCGAATTGCCACGAACTGCTCTTCGACGACGTCATCTGGGTCAAGCAGGCCCGCGTCGAGCATCTGACCTTCGTGGACGCCATGCGCCATCGCGGCGTCGAGGTCGTGTTTCTGCGCGAGATGCTGGTAGAAACGCTACAGATTCCCGAGGCTCGCCGATGGCTTCTTGAACGGCGGGTCAATGACGACACGGTTGGCGTCGGCTTCGCCGATGATCTCAGGGCGCATCTGATGGAGATCGAGGCGGACGCCCTTTCCCTGATCCTGCTGGGCGGACTGAGCAAGACGGAGTTACCGATCAAAAGCGCCGGCCTTCTCGCCGAAACGCTGCGGCCGGAGGATTTTGTCCTGCCGCCGCTTCCCAATCACCTCTTTACCCGTGACACGACCTGCTGGATCTATGGCGGCGTCACGCTCAATCCGATGCGCTGGAACGCGCGCAAGCTCGAGACCGTCAACATCGCCGCCATCTATCGCTTCCACCCGGATTTCCGCGACATGGGCTTCCCGGTCTGGTGGGGCGATCCCGACAAGGACCACGGCCTTGCCACTCTCGAGGGGGGCGACGTCATGCCGATCGGCAACGGAACGGTTCTTGTGGGCATGGGCGAGCGGACGACACCACAGGCCGTCGGTCAGCTCGCGCGGTCGCTGTTCGCACAGGGCGGCGCGGAAAGAGTGATCGCCTGCAAACTGCCTATCGAGCGCGCCTCCATGCACCTCGACACCGTCTTCAGCTTCTGCGACCGCGATCTCGTGACGCTGTTTGCGGATGTCGCCCACAAGATCGAGCCCTATTCCATTCGTCCGGGCGAGCGCGAAGGCACGATCGATGTACGCAAGGAAGAGCGGCCGCTCGTAGAGGTCGCGGCCGAGGTGCTGGGGCTGAAGCAGTTGCGCGTGGTCGAGACGGGCGGCGATGCCTATGTCGCTGAACGCGAGCAATGGGATGACGGCAACAACGTCGTGGCGCTCGAGCCTGGCGTCGTCGTCGCTTACGACCGCAACACCTACACCAACACCCAACTGCGCAAGGCAGGCGTAGAGGTCATCACCGTGCCGGGCGCCGAACTCGGCCGCGGCAGGGGTGGCGGTCATTGCATGACGTGCCCCCTCATCCGGGATCCGGTTTAAAGGAGGTCTATCATGCCCGTTAACCTGAGAGGTCGCAGTGTCCTGAAGCTGCTCGATTTCACGCCGGACGAGATCCGTTTCCTGCTCAAACTGTCAGCTTCGCTCAAGCAGGCGAAATATGGCGGCTACGAGGAGCAACGCCTGAAAGGCAAGAACGTCGCGCTGATCTTCGAGAAGGATTCGACGCGCACACGCACGGGTTTCGAGGTGGCCGCCTATGACCAGGGCGCCCACGTTACCTATCTCGGGCCAACCGGCACCCAGATCGGCAAGAAGGAGTCGATGAAGGATACCGCCCGCGTTCTCGGGCGGATGTATGACGGCATCGAGTATCGCGGCTTCGGACAGGAACAGGCGGAAACCTTGGCGGCCTATGCCGGCGTTCCGGTCTACAACGGACTGACCGACGAGTTCCATCCGACGCAGATTCTCGCCGATTTCCTGACCATGCGGGAATACACGCGCAAGCACCTGTCCCAGGTAAGTTTCGCCTTCCTCGGTGACGCCGGAAACAACATGGGCAACTCGCTGCTGGCAGGCGCCGCGCAGATCGGCATGGATGTGCGCCTCGGCGCGCCGAAAGCCTGCTGGCCTGAGGACCATTTGGTGCGTCAGTGCCAGGAGATCGCAGCCAGGACCGGTGCGAAGATCGCCCTGACCGAAGATCCTTACGAGGCCGTCAACGGCTGCGATTTCGTCTACACCGATGTGTGGGTGTCAATGGGGGAGCCGGACTCGGTCTGGAAGGAACGCATTGAACTGCTCACACCCTATCGTGTCACCGCTGGCATCATGGCGGCGACGGGCAATCCGCATGCGAAATTCATGCACTGCCTGCCCGCGTTCCACAATCGCGAGACCGAGGTCGGCGAGAAGATCTTCCAGCAATACGGCATCGACAGCATGGAAGTGACCGAAGAGGTCTTCGAGTCCGAAGCGTCCATCGTCTTCGACCAGGCGGAAAACCGAATGCACACGATCAAGGCCCTGCTGGTCGCAACCTTGGGGTCGTGACATGAGGGTCGTGATAGCACTGGGCGGCAATGCGCTCCTCAAGCGCGGCGAGCCAATGACGGCCGATGCGCAACGCACCAACGTTCGCAAGGCGGCCGCAGCGATGGCCGATCTGGCGCGCGACCATGACATCGTGGTCGCCCATGGAAACGGACCACAGGTCGGTCTCCTCGCCTTACAGGCGGCGGCCTACAAAGACGTCGACCCCTATCCGCTCGATGTCCTGGGTGCAGAGAGCGTCGGCATGATCGGCTATCTGGTCGAGCAGGAGCTGACCAATGCGATGCCTGCGGGTTCAAGGATCGCGACACTGCTGACCCAGATAGAGGTGGACCGGGACGATCCCGCCTTCGCTCGCGCGGAAAAGCCGATAGGTCCGGTCTACACGCAGAACGAGGCGCTAAAGGCGAAAGAGGCACATGGCTGGCCTGTGGTAGAAGAAGCGCAGGGCCGCTGGCGCCGGGTCGTCCCGTCACCACTACCTCAGCATATTACCCAGATCGAGACGATCAGGCTCCTTGTCGAGGCTGGCGTCACTGTCATCTGCGCCGGCGGTGGAGGTATCCCGGTCATGCGCGAAGCCGATGGGACGCTTCGGGGACTGGAAGCGGTGATCGACAAGGACAGAGCAGCCGGGCTTCTCGCCAAGGCGCTCGGGGCCGACGCTTTCCTGATGCTGACCGACGTGGACGCTGTTTATGAGGGGTGGGGAACGGTCGATAGGCGGCCGATCCGCAAAGTAACGCCTGCCGAGTTGACCAGCGACGTGTTCGCGGCCGGGTCCATGCGACCGAAAGTCGAAGCGGCGTGCGATTTTGCGAACGCGGGCGGGATTGCTGGAATAGGCCGGCTTGAAGATGCGCGCGGGATTCTGGAAGGGCGGCAAGGCACGTTGGTGACGCTTCAGGCGATCAATCAAGCGAGCTGATATCGCAAGTATTCATTGGCGGCGTTTCGACAGGCCCGCTCTTGCGTTTGCGTCGCACAATATATGCGTACGGCCGTGTTCTGCATTACTGAGGAGTGAGATGTGCTGGATTCTGAAACTGCGATAGCTGGGCTTGACCAGGCGGTCGCACTGGTCGTGCCGCGGGAAATGCGGGAAGCCTTGTTCATTGCTGCCGCTCACGCATGGAATACCGGCGAGGTCACCTTCGACCACGACCTTGCCATGGCGGTCGACGCTGTGGCGGAGATCCTCGCCCTTCCGCGCAAGGAAGTCATCGACTTGATGATACAGGAATGGCTCCACGCCTCGGAGGGCTTCGTTTCAGTCGAAGACCGGCCGGATATCATATTTCGGCCTTCGCACATTCGTTCTGCCGAACAGGGCATGCCTACGGGCGTCCCTCCCATTGATAGCTGACGACCGAGCGCTCCGCGAACTGAAGGTGAGGACGGCATGGAGAACATGCCCCCCGAGACATATACTTTTCGCAACGGATTTCTCGGCCCGTTGCGACAGGTCACAGGAGCGCGCCATTCAGTTGGCTCTTCAGTGGCAGGCGCGTCTGACGGTGGTTCATGTGATCGAAGACGAAGACGACTTCCTTGAGCAGCCTGAGATGAGCTCTGTTCCGCGCGCCGTTTCGCGCAACGCTATACGCCTGCGTGAAGAGCTTACAGGTATTGATGGGCTCATAAGCGCCGTCGTCGTCAGACGAGGCCGTCCACTCGTCGAGATCAAGGAGATCGCTTTATGGGATAAAGCTGATCTGATCGTCACGGGAATATCGCGCAACGAAACCGATGGTCGGTCCTTATTGGGCAGCACGACGACGTCTCTATTGCGAGAGAGCGGACTGCCCGTGCTTGTGGTGAAAAAGAAGTCGGTCGATACAGGCGACCGGATTGTCGTAGCGACAGATGTTTCCCCGGCTGCGTCTGCCGTGCTCGAAACCACTGTCAGGTTCTTCCGACCTGAAACCCTTATTCTGTTCCATGCATTCGATCCTCCGTTCAAGAACTGGGTCGAGAACAAAGAGGCTTATAGTCACCAGTTCTCAAAAGATATCGCCCAACGAGCCAGAGACACCCTGGATCAATCTCTGATGACAGGCGGAGTTTGCCAGGTTCAAGTCGTCACGCTGGAGGGCGATCCAGCGGGGCAACTGGCTGAATATGTCGACGATAACGATATTGATCTGGTGATTGCCGGCACAGAAAGCAGGAGCACGATCCTGAACCTGTTTATCGACAGTGTGGCAGGCAATATTCTCCATGAGGTCCAGTGTGACATCATGATCGTTCCTAGCCATGCTCATCTTTGAAGCATACCGCAGGCATCGAACCTGAGAAGATCCACGTCGTGCTCCGCGGGCACGGTTTCGATAGTGAGAAGCCGAGCCCAAGGAGCCGTTGGATATCCGGCAAGGGCTTATAGTCATGTGGATTCCTCGCCGTGGACCGTCAGGGGGTGGAACGCGAGCTATCGGGGCGTCATGCGAAGCCTGTTACGATCATTAGTTTCTCTATCGAAGATGCCCTAGTGCCACCGGCTGTCTCAGGCGGCAACGAAGTCCCGCTTCTTGTTGTAACGTCGGGTGATCCACTTCCGGATTTCGCTGAACCAAAGGACGCTGCTGCTCATCGCAAGGCAGAGCAACCATTGATCAAGTGACAAAGGCACCGTTCCGAACGCGGCGTTGAGAAAGCTCACATTGACGACTGCTATCTGCAGGACAACAGACAAGCCGACCGCCGCCCAAAGCCACCTGTTCGCGAACAAATAGCTGAACGCGCTGCTGGATTCTGATCGGGCGCTGAAGCAATTGAACAGTTGGGAGAAAACCAACACGGTGAACCCCGCCGTGCGTGCTCGTTCCAGGCTCTGAGACCCTTCGATGAGCCCGCCGGGCAGATAGAAATCCATGGTCAGAAGCGCTGCCAGCGCCATCACCAGGCCGAGCGCGATAACGCTCCGCCACATTTGCGCGTCGATTGCGTGCTCGTTGGATTTGCGAGGCGGTCGCGCCATCACGTCGTCCGTTTCCGGATCGATACCCATGGCAAGAGCAGGGCCGGAGTCCGTGATCAGATTGATCCAAAGGATTTGAGTTGCCAGCAGCGGAAGAACCAGTTCGCCACCGCCGGCGTCAGCCAATCCTATCATGCCCGCTCCGATGACGCCGAGGAAGACGGTCAGCACCTCGCCCATATTGGAAGACAAGAGATAGCGCAGGAATTTGCGTATATTGTCGAAGATTCCGCGTCCTTCCTGCACGGCGTCGACGATCGTGGCGAAATTGTCGTCGGCCAGCACCATATTGGCCGCTTCCTTGGTAACTTCCGTCCCGTTGATTCCCATTGCGATGCCGATATCCGCCGCCTTCAACGCCGGCGCGTCGTTGACGCCGTCGCCCGTCATCGCCACGACATTGCCATCGGCCTGCAGAGCATCGACGATGCGCAGCTTGTGCACGGGAGCGACGCGGGCATAGACCGAAATCGTGCGAACTGCCGCCGCGAACGCGGCATCGTCCATTGCGTCGAGATCGGCCCCGGTCAAAGCCTTCGCGCCGCGATCGACGATGCCAAGCAAAGCGGCTATGCGCGATGCCGTACGCGGATGGTCGCCGGTGATCATCATCACGCGTATTCCGGCCCGGCGGGCTTTCGATATGGCGACGGCCGCTTCTTGCCGAGGCGGATCGATGATCCCGACCGTGCCGACAAAGATCAGATCATGTTCAAGGTCTTCGCCCTCCTCCGTGTCTTCGCCATCGGCCAGCGGCCGATAGGCGACCGACAGAGTGCGCAAGGCGTCGTCGGAGAGCCGTTCAACTTCGGCGGCGGCATGCGCGCGCTGTCCGGCGTCGAATGGAACGACATCCATACCGATCCGTACATGCGTACAACGAGCCATCAGAACATCCGGTGCTCCCTTGGTAACGAGAATCCGCTCGCTGCCATGCTCATGGTCGATCTCGATGGTCGACATCATCTTGCGGTCTGAACTGAACGGAATTTCGTTGATGCGTTCGAAGCGTCGCCTGCGGCGGTCGTCAATTTCGAGCTTACGCTCGGCAACCAGAAAAGCGGCCTCAGTGGGATCGCCCTGAATTTCCCAGACTCCGTTCTCCGCCTGGCGCAGGGCAGCATTGCCAGCCAGACTGCCGCCGCTCAGAACCACGATCTGCTCGGCGCGCAGAGGCCCCTTGAAACCTCCACCGCCCTCAACTTCCAGATTGCCGACAGGCGCATACCCGACGCCAGTGACACGGCTGCTGCCGGACGCCGTTACGATGCGCTCGACCGTCATTTCGGATCGGGTCAGCGTTCCTGTCTTGTCCGAACAGATGACGGAAGCCGAGCCGAGCGTCTCGACCGACGAGAGCGTCTTGACCACGGCTTTTCGTCCCGCCATGCGTTGGACGCCAAGCGCGAGCACCAGGGACAATATGGCGGGGAGGCCTTCCGGGACTGCGGCGACGGCCAGCGAAACGCCCATCAGCAAAACGGAAATTACGTCGGAAGGGCCGTGGATGTCGGAAACCAAAAGCACTGTCGCGACCACGACGATGGCGATGGCGACAACGGCAATCCCGAGCGCGCGGCCGACCCGGGCGACCTCCTTCTGCAAGGGTGTCGTTTCCTCCTTGCTGGCGTCCAGCATCTGCGCAATGGTGCCGATTTCGGTCCGCATTGCGGTTCCGGTGACAATTGCACGACCAGTTCCCTGAACCACCGCGGTCCCTTTGAACACCATGCAGAAACGCTCGGCCAGCGGGGCAGGATGATGCAGAATGGCTGCATCCTTGAGGATGGCCTCGCTTTCGCCGGTGAGCGAGGCTTCCTGCACGCGAAGGCTTGCTGCGCTAAGCAACCTTGCATCGGCTCCGACGGCGTCACCCTCCTCAAGCAGCAGGATGTCGCCCGGCACAAGCTCGGCGCAGGGAATGCGGATTCGCTCGCCGTCCCTCAGAACGGAGGAGGTAACGGCGGTCATTCGCGCCAGCGCGGCCACGGCATCAGCAGCTCTTGTTTCCTGCACGAAGCCAAGAGCTGCATTCGCCAGGACCACCATGGCTATCACGACTGCGTCGATAGGCCAGCCCGCATGCCCGTCAATAGCCCATGCCGCGAGGGCGATAATAATTGCTCCGAGCAGCAGATACACGAGTGGATCCCGGAACTGGGAAAGCAGGCGCTGCCAGATAGGAATCGGCGGCACCGCACGCAGTTCGTTGGGACCATTTTCTGCCAGCCGGCGTGCTGCTTCCGTTCTTGTCAGACCGCGCTGGGCGTCACTGGCGAGTTTGTCTACGACTTCCTCCGCGACGCGGAGCGAGTAGTCATCCGGTGTCTGCGGGGCGCGACCGCAGGGATTTCCGTCGCCCTTCATTCAGCAGTCCCTTCTGTGATCTCTCCATGTCTCGTTTCCAGGCAGGCACCAACCAATTGATCAGCGGGCCTGCTGGGGAGACATCGACCTCATGCCCACAAGGAGCGTTTTAGCCCATCCGAGTGGGGAAGAATGTCATCGAGACAGGTGACGACCTGTCATCAAGCCGCACAAGTGGCTACACGAATGATCCGCCCCGGCTTGGAAGCGATGCAAGGTAAGGCACCGAACAGTATCAGCATTCTCCGGTTCCTGAGATGATTTCGTCAGCGTTAAGGCCACGTCCAGTCCCGGATTTCGGGCATATCTTCTCCATGTTCATACACATACGCCTTGTGCAGGACGAGCTTCTCCTGGAGTGCTGCAACGATCTCCGCTCCCTTCTCCTTCAGGACGGGAAGACGCTCGATCGCCTCGATGGCCAGATGAAACCGGTCCAACTCGTTGAGGACGGCCATATCGAAGGGCGTCGTCGTGGTCCCCTCTTCGATAAAGCCGCGCACATGGAAATTTGGATGGTTGGCGCGTTTGTAGACAAGGCGATGGATAAGGTAAGAATAGCCGTGATACGCAAAGACCACCGGTCGGTCGCGTGTGAAGATGCTGTCGAACTTCTCGTTAGAAATACCATGCGGGTGGTGTTGCGGCGATTGCAGCGCCATCAGGTCCACGACGTTCACGACTCGGATGCGCAGATGTGGCAGAGCCTGCCGCAAGAGGTCGACAGCGGCGAGCGTTTCCATGGTCGGCACGTCGCCGGCGCAGGCCATCACGATGTCTGGCTCCAATCCGTCCTCGGTTCCAGCCCAGTCCCATATTCCAAGGCCCGCCTCGCAGTGCTGCTCGGCCTCCGTCATGGTCAACCATTGAGGCGCGGGCTGTTTGCCAGCGACAATGACATTCACCCGATCCCACGTCTTGAGGCAATGATCGCCGACCCACAACAGGGTATTCGCATCCGGGGGCAGATAGACGCGGACGATGTCGGCGCTTTTGTTTGCAACGAGATCGATGAAGCCGGGATCCTGATGGCTGAACCCGTTATGATCCTGCCGCCATACATGAGAAGTCAGAAGATAGTTTAGCGAGGAGATCGGCTTGCGCCATTCCAGTTCGCGCGAAACCTTCAGCCATTTGGCGTGCTGGCTGAACATGGAGTCCACAATGTGGATGAACGCCTCGTAGCAAGAGAAGAACCCATGGCGGCCAGTGAGCAGGTAGCCTTCAAGCCATCCCTGGCACAGATGCTCGGACAGTACTTCCATAACGCGCCCGTCGGGCGACAGATGATCGTCAGTTTCGAGCGTTTCGGCCATCCAGACCCGGTCCGTCGCTTCGAACACGCTGCCGAGCCGGTTGGAAGCCGTCTCGTCCGGCCCGAACACACGGAAGTTCCGCTCGTCATCGTTGAGCCGTAGGACGTCGCGTAGATAATCGCCGAGAACTTTCGTCGCCTGCGCTTCCGCCGCGCCGGGCCGGCCGACCTCCACGGCATAGCTGCGGAAGTCGGGTGTACGCAGTTCCTTGCGCAGAAGGCCGCCGTTGGCATGCGGATTGGCGCCCATGCGCCGCGGACCCTTGGGTGCCAAGGCCTTGAGCTCTGCCTTCAGTGCGCCCCTTTCATCGAACAAGTCCTCCGGGCCGTAGCTCCGCAGCCATTCCTCGAGGATAGCGCGGTGTCCTTCGTCCTCGCGGCAATTCGCGACCGGCACTTGATGAGAGCGCCAGTGGTTCTCCACCATCTTGCCGTCCACGACCTTAGGTCCTGTCCAGCCCTTGGGGCTGCGCAGAATGATCATAGGCCACTGCGGGCGCACCGATGACGAGGATGCCTTCCCTCGGATCGCAGCGAGCCGATCGAAGACAGTGTCGAACACTCCGGCCATCTGCTGGTGCATTTCAGCGGGCTCGCTACCCTCGACAAAGAACGGCTCATAGCCGTAGCCGATGAAAAGATGCTGCAACTCGTCGTCGGAAAGCCGCGCAAGAACGGTGGGGTTGGCGATCTTGTAGCCGTTGAGGTGCAGGATGGGCAGAACCATTCCGTCACGGGCCGGATTGACAAATTTGTTAGAATGCCATGCGGCCGCGAGCGGTCCGGTTTCTGCCTCGCCGTCGCCTACCACGCAAGCCACCACCAAATCGGGATTGTCTAGCGCGGCGCCGTAGGCATGAACCAGCGCATAACCCAGCTCACCGCCTTCATGGATCGAGCCTGGCGTCTCCGGCGCAACGTGGCTCGGAACGCCGCCTGGAAATGAGAATTGCTTGAACAGCCGTCTCATTCCGGGCTCATCATCACCTATCTCGGGATAGGTTTCGGAATAGACGCCTTCCAGCCAGGTATTCGCAACCATGCCGGGGCCACCGTGCCCAGGCCCGCAGACATAGAGGATGTCCGCGTCGCGCTCGGTGATGATCCGATTCAAATGCGCATAGATGAAGTTGAGCCCCGGGGTCGTTCCCCAATGCCCAAGGAGGCGCGGTTTGACATGCTCCGGTTTCAGCGGTTCGCGGAGTAACGGATTGTCCATCAGATAAATCTGGCCAACGGATAAATAATTGGCCGCACGCCAGTAGCGATCGATTAGCGATAATTTTCTGGTATCAAGCGACATAATGTTCCTTGTTGCATCCACGTTGCTAAGCGCGAGATCGTGTTGGGACTTAAGAACTGGAAGCGATCTGCGCAAATATCACTGGCGATACAACTCGCGAGTGAACGACTGACCGCACGGTATATTTCTAACACCCAATGGTCAACGACTGATGACGATAGCTGATGCTGCGGGTATGTCACCTGATATTTGCATCGCGCTCCGGCGTCGAAATCAACAGGATCGGTTGTTCGGAGGCGGTTAGTCGGTCCCTCCTTCGCACCAATGCCCCTTAGGTTTCATTCCCTGAGAGCAGCCTTCCCGGTCGCCAGAAAGAGGCTGGAAATCATCTCGGCGGCGGCGCTGATGAACAGAGGTCCCCGCTAGCCTGAGAAATAGCCGAAGACCCATTGGCGCGGAGCATCGATAACTCGTGATAAACTGATGCAGGGCCGCTGAAACTATGGTGATTTAACCCGACGGACGTCTTCAGTTTCCACGATTCTGACGATCTGAATGTCCTCCTTTGCTGATTTCGTTTTCCCCCTCAAGGCAAACAGCAAGGTCACCTATGCCCTCTCGCACCGCGCTACCGCCAGCGAGATCTCGTCGAGCGCTTTTCCAATCGCATCAAAAGCTTTGGACGAATCGCAACCAAGCACGACAGGCACGC
It encodes the following:
- a CDS encoding phosphoketolase, giving the protein MDATRNIMSLDTRKLSLIDRYWRAANYLSVGQIYLMDNPLLREPLKPEHVKPRLLGHWGTTPGLNFIYAHLNRIITERDADILYVCGPGHGGPGMVANTWLEGVYSETYPEIGDDEPGMRRLFKQFSFPGGVPSHVAPETPGSIHEGGELGYALVHAYGAALDNPDLVVACVVGDGEAETGPLAAAWHSNKFVNPARDGMVLPILHLNGYKIANPTVLARLSDDELQHLFIGYGYEPFFVEGSEPAEMHQQMAGVFDTVFDRLAAIRGKASSSSVRPQWPMIILRSPKGWTGPKVVDGKMVENHWRSHQVPVANCREDEGHRAILEEWLRSYGPEDLFDERGALKAELKALAPKGPRRMGANPHANGGLLRKELRTPDFRSYAVEVGRPGAAEAQATKVLGDYLRDVLRLNDDERNFRVFGPDETASNRLGSVFEATDRVWMAETLETDDHLSPDGRVMEVLSEHLCQGWLEGYLLTGRHGFFSCYEAFIHIVDSMFSQHAKWLKVSRELEWRKPISSLNYLLTSHVWRQDHNGFSHQDPGFIDLVANKSADIVRVYLPPDANTLLWVGDHCLKTWDRVNVIVAGKQPAPQWLTMTEAEQHCEAGLGIWDWAGTEDGLEPDIVMACAGDVPTMETLAAVDLLRQALPHLRIRVVNVVDLMALQSPQHHPHGISNEKFDSIFTRDRPVVFAYHGYSYLIHRLVYKRANHPNFHVRGFIEEGTTTTPFDMAVLNELDRFHLAIEAIERLPVLKEKGAEIVAALQEKLVLHKAYVYEHGEDMPEIRDWTWP
- a CDS encoding cation-translocating P-type ATPase, encoding MKGDGNPCGRAPQTPDDYSLRVAEEVVDKLASDAQRGLTRTEAARRLAENGPNELRAVPPIPIWQRLLSQFRDPLVYLLLGAIIIALAAWAIDGHAGWPIDAVVIAMVVLANAALGFVQETRAADAVAALARMTAVTSSVLRDGERIRIPCAELVPGDILLLEEGDAVGADARLLSAASLRVQEASLTGESEAILKDAAILHHPAPLAERFCMVFKGTAVVQGTGRAIVTGTAMRTEIGTIAQMLDASKEETTPLQKEVARVGRALGIAVVAIAIVVVATVLLVSDIHGPSDVISVLLMGVSLAVAAVPEGLPAILSLVLALGVQRMAGRKAVVKTLSSVETLGSASVICSDKTGTLTRSEMTVERIVTASGSSRVTGVGYAPVGNLEVEGGGGFKGPLRAEQIVVLSGGSLAGNAALRQAENGVWEIQGDPTEAAFLVAERKLEIDDRRRRRFERINEIPFSSDRKMMSTIEIDHEHGSERILVTKGAPDVLMARCTHVRIGMDVVPFDAGQRAHAAAEVERLSDDALRTLSVAYRPLADGEDTEEGEDLEHDLIFVGTVGIIDPPRQEAAVAISKARRAGIRVMMITGDHPRTASRIAALLGIVDRGAKALTGADLDAMDDAAFAAAVRTISVYARVAPVHKLRIVDALQADGNVVAMTGDGVNDAPALKAADIGIAMGINGTEVTKEAANMVLADDNFATIVDAVQEGRGIFDNIRKFLRYLLSSNMGEVLTVFLGVIGAGMIGLADAGGGELVLPLLATQILWINLITDSGPALAMGIDPETDDVMARPPRKSNEHAIDAQMWRSVIALGLVMALAALLTMDFYLPGGLIEGSQSLERARTAGFTVLVFSQLFNCFSARSESSSAFSYLFANRWLWAAVGLSVVLQIAVVNVSFLNAAFGTVPLSLDQWLLCLAMSSSVLWFSEIRKWITRRYNKKRDFVAA